Genomic segment of Malania oleifera isolate guangnan ecotype guangnan chromosome 7, ASM2987363v1, whole genome shotgun sequence:
tgacccgccgttctctctgggtttcttgaaaaatcatttaatgtttgggggtgagacacttctcagtaagggaaaataaattaaatacagttgtgtgacaacatgaatttttaatgataatatagatatacaatacaatcttcataccaaaaaacattcatcatttaataactgcaaaaacatatactttcatatttctaataaatcatactaatcataactatttggtatagctgataatactaaaaacatacccaagatgtatagttagctaatgtcatgtattaaccccaataacgggttgtgtagcccgaaggcgggacccagcaatggctagccgaccactgtcgagtcaaaaatatctgtaagtacgatgggctcacCACACACTAGTCcgaactaccaggtggacgtctacactctacactgaaagccacatcgactatccatctcccacctcctcgtgggatggttagcaccaatctgatcatagatatctgatttataaattatggtaccgtgctcctgaactaaactaaactaacgtccgggttctaataatatataatacatgataatatagtatttaatataaatggattgataacattttccataatttcataaatacagcatcgtgccgaacatttcataaatacggcctcgcgccgaacatttaataaatacggtctcgcgccgagatcatacgtaaaacacggccttggGCCGCTATCGatcacggccttgcgtcgaatatctcatatatattgttctgaataataaatcaattatcatgtattttcaacatcattttgtactgtaatatttcatattcctgaaaacatgcttcattcataacgtagtcatatcataatacttttcatgtaaaGTAATATTTGTGCCACACATTTGCTACATAaaaccatactttatattctaaaattataatttctggcatcttatacatatatatacatttcaacataatagcattATTTTTCTCAACTGTGCATTTCCTTGGTAATATACAAATATCTTACAtactttcctgaaaattaatttactgataaataataataagtttgcatgaaaaataattgttttagtttattcccttacctgacactgaaagaaaccccGTAAAATTTCTAGTCTTACACTTGTAGGGTtccgttcaactccctgaaaacaataactcgcagaactaaacttatatattttcatatgtatatcatttcttataactacagtaagaccaaattcggcataaaaagccttatctcaactcagggatgaatttcaactcgctcccaccaacgatctgctccggcaaattttgagagaacttccccaggagcatcgtggtaacGTCAGATCATCAATCCGGCAAACGAtgaagccaaaatcgaagagagaagggagagaaacagaAGGaatagaaagagagagtgagatttttcttaatttatgtgTTTAAATCCGGGTTTTACATATTTATACTAGTGGCTTTGTTGAccagccacgtcacctcatcgatgaggtcaatagtaatttcatcgacaagcTCTTTCCTTCgttaacgaaattcagagtcaccccaaaacctctcagtattttctcgtcaacaaaacttgtcttcgtggacgagaccctcttgtaccctcatcgacaagtcccttgctttcgtcgatgagaacctaATAAttttctgttactatttccatttctctctctctttattatttaaatatcataattcctTTAGGTCATTACAAAGACATAAAGCTCatttagtggcaaagggctttacttAGGAGTAtggcattgattatgaggagacatttgcccctATTGCTCGTATTACCTCCATTTGCTTCCTTTTGGCTATTGCCTCAACCCGACGATGAcctttatttcagatggatgtcaagaatgtcttcttacatggtgatttggctgaggaggtatatatgcagccTCCTTCAGGGCATCCTCATCCTCCTAGTAGGGTTTATCGTCTCCAACGTGCATTATATGGGTTTAAGCAAGCTCCCcatgcttggtttgccaagttcagctccaTTGTTAAACAACTTGGATTTGCTTCTAGCCCCTATGATTCAGCTTTTTTGGCTCGTCACACTGATACTTGCATCActattctactactttatgttgataatatgatcattactggtgatgatacttctaGTATTAATAAGCTTAAGCAGTTTCTGTGTCAgtagtttgagatgaaagatctcgATTCTCTTAGCTACTTCTTGGGCTTAGAGGTGTCCCCTACCTCTAATGGCTACTCTTTGACCCAAGCCAAGTATGCTTCTGACCTTCTCACACCTGCTGGTCTCACAGATTGTAAGATAGCTGATAGTCCGCTGGAGCCCAACATTAAACTCCGTCCTACTGATAGGGAGCTCCTTCCCGATACCACTCGTTATCGACAGCTTGTTGAGAGTTTGATTTATTTCACTatcactagaccagacattgcctATGCAGTGCACCTTGTTAGTCAGTTTATGTCGACTCCTCGCTCCATTCACTATGCAGCTCTTCTTCGCATCCTACGCTATGCGAAGGGAACATTATTTCACGAGCttcatttttcctctcactcATTCTTGACGTTGCAGGTTTATTCTGATGTTGATTGGGCAAGGGACCCTTTTGATCACAGATCCACCACTGGTTTCCTTTTTttacttggtgactctcttatctcttggaGGAGCAAAAAACAGACTGTTGTTGCTCGCTCTAGCACTAAGGCTAAGTATCGGGCCCTTGGCGATACTACTTCTGAACTTCTTTGGCTTCAttggcttctccaagatatgGGTGTTCCTCAGCCCTCGGGCACtccgctttattgtgacaatcatagtgtTGTCCAAATTACTCATAATGATGTCTTTCATGAACACACCAAACACATCGAGATCGACTTTCATTTTGTGCATCATCATTTTCAAGAGGGAACACTTCGCTTCTTGTCAATTCCTTCGGCTGATCAATTGGCTGATATCTTCGCAAAGGCTCATCCACCTAGTCACCATCGTGCTTTAGTTTGTAAACTCTAGTTGGCATCTTCAATACCACCTTGAATTTGAGAGGGGATGTTAGCATATCTCCCTAATTAAGTTGATTGATCAATCTCCATGATTTGGTCAATCTCTATAATTTGATTTGTGTAATTAGCATACCACCTTTGTAAGTTCGTCTCCTTTACCAAAAAAAGAATGGTACTTGTACAGTTTCAAATACCCAAAGAATATAGAAGTTATTTgcaactctttctttcttctcttactTTTAAGAGACCCAAACATTCCCGCAGCTGCATAAAGAAAATTTGCCCATGTGATGATGTGGATCCAACCGTGGGAAGcttcaagaaaattttgaaattcaaatttgaaacaCCGACCCCAATGACAGACTGGAATTCATGCCACGCTGACAGCCGAAAGTGGAATTGATGAGAAAGAAGCCCACTCCAATCGGACAAAAAACCGAAATCCACCATTACTTTCTGTCGAAGTCCAATAGTGGAAACCATCACagacaaatttgaaattcaaattttaaaatcaaagcacTGCACGTGAACCAAATGGACCATCAACGTTCCGAACAGTGTTCAAGAAACCAACACTGCATTTGAGTATGAACCGCGTACTGTAGATGTAGACGGTATCAATCACCGAACAGAGATTGAGGCATCCGAAAAACCAACCGGAATTAGAGGAAGTCCAACTGGTAATACCCTCTGATCGGAAACAAATACAGAGCAACAATAAAAATGGTGCATAAACCAATCGGATATGAATAAATCAAATCAGAAAAGAAACTGAAATGTTTACAAATTTCAAAGCCGCAAATGGCCGCACACATGGAGTTTTTTAcggaaataataataaaaaataataaaaaacataaaagtAGATAAAATATGTTATATTTACCAAATTATACCCAATCGACTTTCCAAGGAAAGTTGGTTTGGGTTTTGATTCCAACCCAGCCGCAacttttagttttaaaaaaataaaataaaggggtGAGGAAAAGGCTGTCAGGAGAGAAGAAGAGACGTTTTTTGGTGGGTGTAGGGGGGGTGTGGAGGAAGGGAGATTGATGGGAGGGgagggaattaaaaaaaaaaaaaacacataattGGGTGAGGAAAAAAAAACACACGTGAGTGGGGGAggcgaattttttttttttataaaaaaaaaataaaaagagaccaaactgacttttggaaagtcagtttGGTGATCAATTTCactatttaattttaattttttttaacaaagtaAATGTAAAGTCttaaatttatatatgtatagatTGATATGTTACTTAATAtaagtttatatttcaaaatacacaAATTTAAAGTTAAGATGTCAACTTCAATTTGCTTGAACAGTAACTCTGTATTTGGGAGTATAAATTTAAAACCTTATATGAATTTAAGaacaaatttagataaaatataacataaatatattatttttaaaaaactcaagaaaatataatataaaattatattaagtaaGACCTAAGTGATTGGGATAGTTTATTTAGGTAAAAAGTCGAGGGCAATCTAGGGGCAAAATCGTTAGCGTTCATATCAGTATTTTAATTTGGATTAGAAGAAATCACAATTGTAGCAGTGGCTGCACATTATTATGTGAAGTATAGGAAGAGAGGAAGATTAAAGTAAGAATGATGCATGCAAATTTACTTATTTTTTGTAATAGTCACAAGATATGTATTAATTACAAATTTGAAATTAACAAGTTTTTGTTaagtaaattttgttttattttggtAATTTTAGCAATTTGGTATATCGATTCTATATTCAACTTTAACATTCTTTTCTTATCATTCATATTTCTTACCTTGTTCCAGttgttaataatttatttttgaaagatgaGTTTTGTGATTATAAAGCTATGAGGGGACTTCTGCATGCATGCGCGGGAGGGGCATGGAGAGAGGTGGGGCTAGGccgaatttttttttattttgaaaaaggggaagcataataaaaaaaaaagaaaaaaaaaaaagagaaggtgAGGGATAGGTGTCGAGAGGGGGAGAGAggaggagggggagagagagaagagggggggggggctcGCTTAACAGTTGCATGTGTAAGTACATGAATAGTGtgcaaaccgacttttggaaagtcggtttggtattaaaaaattaattcc
This window contains:
- the LOC131160968 gene encoding uncharacterized mitochondrial protein AtMg00810-like, coding for MKDLDSLSYFLGLEVSPTSNGYSLTQAKYASDLLTPAGLTDCKIADSPLEPNIKLRPTDRELLPDTTRYRQLVESLIYFTITRPDIAYAVHLVSQFMSTPRSIHYAALLRILRYAKGTLFHELHFSSHSFLTLQVYSDVDWARDPFDHRSTTGFLFLLGDSLISWRSKKQTVVARSSTKAKYRALGDTTSELLWLHWLLQDMGVPQPSGTPLYCDNHSVVQITHNDVFHEHTKHIEIDFHFVHHHFQEGTLRFLSIPSADQLADIFAKAHPPSHHRALVCKL